A region of the Plasmodium vinckei vinckei genome assembly, chromosome: PVVCY_11 genome:
tgtctattaatataattaatttttataaaagggAGCCAGGTTAAGGCTtcatttcatattttataataaaacataaaataaattttctatatgATGGAATTCTCTATTATAACAGGGTTATAATATTCcattttcaattattatttataaaagttaaaatattttattgtttaaataaaaaagacgtattaacattttttaaagaatatgatgaaaaaaaaaaataataccattaaatatatttcttttttcgatttggaataaatgaatttgtatccttttcaataaattggttatatatgtattattttttttatttaatatgcaatttgattttgtttgaattaaatttgaaaaCATGAATATGCTATGCAATTttaatagaaataataaacatgaTGTTGTATATTCTgagatatatttataaataaaattattacatacCAGTcggtgaaaaaaaatttgcaaaaaagcggtaaataaaatatattaaattaaaaaccatttaaatgtaaataacAACGacgatttttttatgttttcattatatgtttgtatttattcatataaaaaaaatatatgtatctaatattttattatttaattgatgcttattaatttgttcgtatgtaaacaaaaatagaaaaatgtaagtttataaatatacaactTACAACCGTATCATTAAATATaccaatatattataaattatattaaaaaacagTTTGCATAAcaaatttcaaaaaaatattttttatggaaaaattattatatacatgtatttttttactattaaaaatgttgtatttttagagaaaaattaatatttatttgaaaaaacaagtaatataatatttatatccataaatgcttttaatgaatatgaCGAAGGTTATTACAACAGTTACATTAATTAATTCTATagaaaacgaaaaaaattaataaatgtcatagttttttataaatatattcatttatttatatattttagaacaaaaaattaataaatatgaagttattatcattatttcgtttatttaataaataaaattaaaaatgataattaaaattttaaaatatgttttgttTTCAGTTATTACTTGCTATTTTGAATATGCCAAAAAAGTAAGTTACATACTAtttgattatattttccgTATCTATTTGTTTTACATTAAccttatattattgtttcaTGTATCGGTAAAAAGCTTATGCTATGTTAAAGACACAATTAAAactaattatatatatgttaatgaatatttcatttgtttGCAGGAATTATACTTTATAAACGAAAGAAAGATATATCTTGAaaggaatataataaattttaaaaataataggaTATTAGCAGATGCAGGCAACCAATtcgatttaaataatttttatgaatcaACCTTGAGTCTtgcaaataaatttaatgactataatgatgatgacgaagatataatatatcttcGAAATATTATAGATTCACATGTAAAGAAGTATAAAGAAAGTAATACAACAcccaatttaaataatttagatgggaaaacgaaaaaattaattcataaaattcaaaaagaattaaatgaaGCAAAAAAAGAACTCGATAATGAAAGGAATGGCGAATTATCAATACAGCCAATACAAGATAAAagagtaataaaaaaaagtgaaaatatttttgagattgatgaagataaaattaacgataaatataataaaattacatTAAGTAATTGTTATacgaaattaaaaaaaatttcaaagtctaaaaaatcaaaaaaaaaaataattataaagatGATGTTGTTGACTGCAACACTTTCTGTGATAATAGCATTAGGAATGATGAACCAGATAATCTTACTTGGATTTTTTTTGGGTTtcttatgttttattacCGGAGAGAATGAATGGCTTTATGAATTACAAagagaattaaaaaacaatttttattgtacTTGATTAAAtggttaaaaataatatatttaatattttatagcACAAAAGTTAcgttttttacattttatagaataattaaatttgatttattgtttattttattcataatgttattattatgtgcattttaatttaatatataatcacgctatataattaatttatctttGTTTAGTGTTTGTCAAAACACATTTACCCCTtccatgcatatatattaatggattttaaatatacacatttttagttaataattataatattttgaataaacataatttaaacacatttattaataaaactaTAAGCAATATAGGAGATTTAGATTCATATTTAGGGTAAGGGGTCTATACTATGGGTTATAGTTTTATTCTAAGAAATCTATGCTTTGGGCTAAggttatattttcatttaattttttataatttgattaaatattttttccaccCTTTATGGATAATCTCGATATTATGTCTAAATACGTACCCAAAAAAGGGCGTAGCCATTAACATGAAAGGGGtcgtataatatattttccgcgtgttataatattttcatcgaattagtttgtatatattaaatgtggcaatattataatgtcacattttatattttattgctAATTTTGTCtaactatatataagagcccttattatatattatataaggCCTGTTAACCCATAGCTATGTTGAACCATGAGTAACACAGTATGtttctttatttgtatcactattattttgatttaaattatattataccaAATAAactgtaataataaaactcATTTGGAACATTTATCTGCATTATAATATACCTTCAGgttaatatgcatatgtttaatattatt
Encoded here:
- a CDS encoding fam-b protein gives rise to the protein MIIKILKYVLFSVITCYFEYAKKELYFINERKIYLERNIINFKNNRILADAGNQFDLNNFYESTLSLANKFNDYNDDDEDIIYLRNIIDSHVKKYKESNTTPNLNNLDGKTKKLIHKIQKELNEAKKELDNERNGELSIQPIQDKRVIKKSENIFEIDEDKINDKYNKITLSNCYTKLKKISKSKKSKKKIIIKMMLLTATLSVIIALGMMNQIILLGFFLGFLCFITGENEWLYELQRELKNNFYCT